One region of Oscillospiraceae bacterium genomic DNA includes:
- a CDS encoding 30S ribosomal protein S21 — MAEIRVKENETLDSALRRFKRQCVKSGVLTELRKREHYEKPSVKRKKKSEAARKRKFK; from the coding sequence ATGGCAGAAATCAGAGTAAAAGAAAATGAGACTCTTGATAGCGCACTTCGTCGTTTTAAGCGTCAGTGCGTGAAGTCCGGTGTTTTGACTGAGCTTCGTAAGAGAGAGCATTATGAAAAACCCAGCGTAAAGCGCAAAAAGAAGTCCGAAGCTGCAAGAAAACGTAAGTTTAAGTAA